One region of Acropora muricata isolate sample 2 chromosome 13, ASM3666990v1, whole genome shotgun sequence genomic DNA includes:
- the LOC136895198 gene encoding uncharacterized protein, producing the protein MTCLFCKASHDIETCDKFLSLPLTERRNFVQAKRLCWGCLRWGHVNKDCRGKKPCKTCNGPHPTSLHDQTWKPPPKQETPNQDSGANQDTSVSHRVEVCNMKGFDHGTSHSLIVPVWLHHQDNPKGKVKVYALLDEQSDACYIKESTLTALGVDGPEVTLELSTVLGQKTITSKKVTGLTIRGVNETTEIILPRTYTRNVIPARRSQIPRHDTALKWPHLESMASHLMPLDTEAEVGLLIGANCARAIKPHEVILGNDDDPYAKRTALG; encoded by the coding sequence ATGACCTGTCTCTTCTGTAAGGCCAGTCATGACATTGAAACCTGCGATAAGTTCCTTAGCCTGCCTTTAACTGAAAGAAGGAACTTCGTGCAAGCCAAGCGCCTGTGCTGGGGGTGCCTAAGGTGGGGCCATGTAAACAAAGATTGTCGTGGAAAGAAACCCTGTAAGACCTGCAACGGACCCCACCCCACTTCTTTGCATGACCAAACCTGGAAACCACCGCCCAAACAAGAAACTCCAAACCAAGATAGTGGCGCCAATCAAGATACATCTGTCTCTCACCGTGTCGAAGTTTGCAACATGAAGGGCTTCGACCATGGTACCTCCCATTCACTGATCGTCCCGGTCTGGCTCCACCATCAAGATAACCCCAAAGGCAAGGTCAAAGTGTACGCCCTTCTAGACGAACAGTCAGACGCATGTTACATCAAAGAATCAACGCTAACCGCTCTTGGCGTGGACGGCCCCGAAGTAACTTTAGAGCTTTCAACCGTACTCGGGCAGAAAACAATCACAAGTAAGAAGGTAACCGGTCTCACCATCCGCGGCGTCAACGAAACGACAGAAATTATTCTTCCAAGAACGTATACTAGGAACGTGATTCCTGCTAGACGCAGTCAAATCCCAAGGCATGATACCGCTCTCAAATGGCCTCACCTGGAGAGCATGGCAAGTCACCTGATGCCTCTCGATACCGAAGCCGAAGTAGGCCTGCTGATAGGAGCCAACTGCGCTCGAGCGATAAAGCCGCACGAGGTGATCCTAGGAAACGACGACGATCCCTACGCCAAAAGAACCGCACTTGGTTGA
- the LOC136895199 gene encoding uncharacterized protein: MPLPLKNNDAELPNNKELALSRLMKLKQRLKSDTQYRKDYVEFMQENIKNGFAEKVPREEVSDKTRRVWYIPHHGVYFKKKPGKIRVVFDCSALYHGFSLNQQLLQGPYLTNNLTGVLCRFRMERIAFMCDIKGMFHQVKVDSSHRDYLRFLWWDDENFDSDPAEYRMTVHLFGKRILQELCRDGVGWDDKVPDDIKTRWARWRSELPALEKLKVPRCHKPNEFGEIKTVEFHHFSEASQNGYGQCSYLSLIDSNDRIHCSLVMGKSRVAPLKPVTIPRLELTAAVVASKIGCVLRKELECKELKETYWTESKTVLGYINNDARRFHVFVGNRVQEIRDKTSPEQWRYIETKQNPADIASRGSSVQELIDNLKRGSVLATQVRKPSSVLEHLEYFSSWHRAKRAVAVCLRLQEKFRSPNQKEVKRDSSDSRSSKYIPVNVQELQNAESEIIKIVQGAAFPEDIISMKKLNVCQQTSGEKTVAYHNKAIKKASSLYQLDPFLDANGILRVGGRIRRSSLSYGAKHPIILPRKGHVTELIICHHHRIVEHQGRGITHNEIRSVGYWVIGGSSAVSNDIAQCVKCRKLRGTPQDQKMAHLPENRLEPAPPFTFSAVDYFGPWYVKEGRRELKRYGVLFTCLSSRAIHLEVSNSLDTDSFLNAYRRFVCRRGPVRQLRSDQGTNFIGAMNELQQAVTELNHVRIREELLSNNCDWVEFKQNVPHASHMGGVWESQIRSVRNVLASLLESHGTQLDDESLRTFMIEAEAIVNCRPLAVNTINSSQYPEPLTPNHLLTMKSKVVMPPPGHFQRTDLYLNKRWHRVQYLANEFWNRWKKEFVQLLQPRQKWIAVRRNLQVNDIVIVMDENLPRNRWKLARVQEAFPSDDGLVRKVKMAIATESLDDSGRPTKPIVYLERPVQKLILLLPSDRVADQGIPTEEPQR, encoded by the exons ATGCCCCTCCCTCTGAAGAATAACGACGCTGAGCTGCCCAACAACAAGGAACTGGCGTTAAGCCGTCTCATGAAATTGAAGCAAAGGTTGAAGAGTGATACTCAATACCGAAAGGACTATGTCGAATTCATGCAGGAGAACATCAAGAATGGGTTCGCAGAGAAGGTCCCTAGGGAAGAAGTCTCAGATAAAACTAGGCGCGTCTGGTACATTCCACATCATGGAGTGTACTTTAAGAAGAAACCCGGTAAAATAAGAGTTGTCTTTGACTGCAGCGCTTTGTATCACGGCTTCTCCCTTAATCAGCAGCTTCTACAAGGTCCATACCTCACCAACAATCTCACTGGGGTGTTGTGTCGGTTCCGAATGGAACGAATAGCCTTCATGTGCGACATCAAAGGGATGTTCCATCAAGTAAAGGTCGACAGCAGTCATCGCGACTACCTCCGATTCCTGTGGTGGGACGATGAGAACTTTGACAGCGATCCAGCCGAGTATCGAATGACTGTTCACCTTTTTG GCAAGAGAATCCTTCAAGAACTTTGCCGTGATGGAGTTGGCTGGGATGACAAAGTACCTGACGATATCAAAACAAGATGGGCGAGATGGCGTTCCGAACTTCCCGCCCTAGAGAAGCTGAAAGTGCCAAGATGCCATAAACCAAACGAATTCGGAGAAATTAAGACAGTGGAATTCCATCATTTTTCCGAAGCCAGTCAGAATGGATATGGACAGTGTTCGTATCTTAGCCTGATAGATAGCAACGATCGTATCCACTGCTCGCTTGTAATGGGCAAATCGCGTGTAGCCCCACTGAAACCCGTCACCATACCAAGACTCGAGCTAACTGCAGCAGTCGTCGCCTCCAAGATAGGATGCGTCTTACGTAAAGAGCTAGAGTGCAAAGAACTGAAGGAAACGTACTGGACAGAAAGCAAGACGGTCCTGGGGTACATAAATAACGATGCAAGGAGATTTCACGTCTTCGTAGGAAATCGAGTACAGGAAATTCGCGACAAGACATCGCCGGAACAGTGGCGCTACATAGAAACGAAACAAAATCCCGCAGATATCGCTTCTCGTGGTTCTAGTGTGCAAGAATTGATCGACAATC TTAAAAGAGGTTCCGTTCTAGCGACACAGGTTCGGAAACCATCGTCTGTCCTGGAACACCTGGAATACTTCTCCAGCTGGCATCGTGCCAAGAGGGCTGTTGCCGTTTGCCTTCGCCTCCAAGAGAAGTTCCGAAGTCCGAACCAAAAGGAAGTTAAACGAGATTCAAGTGATTCAAGGTCAAGCAAGTACATCCCTGTCAATGTTCAGGAATTGCAAAACGCCGAGAGCGAGATCATCAAGATTGTTCAAGGAGCAGCCTTCCCCGAAGATATCATTAGTATGAAGAAGTTGAACGTCTGCCAGCAAACAAGTGGTGAGAAAACTGTCGCATACCATAATAAGGCTATAAAGAAAGCAAGCTCTCTGTACCAGTTGGATCCATTTCTCGATGCAAACGGAATACTAAGAGTGGGTGGACGAATTAGACGTTCCAGCCTGTCGTACGGTGCGAAGCATCCCATCATCCTTCCAAGGAAAGGACACGTGACTGAGTTAATCATCTGCCATCACCACCGGATAGTTGAACATCAAGGTCGCGGGATAACCCATAACGAAATAAGGTCAGTCGGTTATTGGGTGATTGGTGGAAGTTCGGCTGTATCCAATGACATCGCGCAATGTGTAAAGTGCCGGAAATTAAGAGGAACTCCCCAAGACCAGAAGATGGCACATTTACCAGAGAACCGCCTCGAACCTGCACCCCCGTTTACCTTCTCCGCAGTAGATTACTTTGGTCCGTGGTACGTAAAAGAGGGTCGCAGAGAATTAAAACGCTACGGGGTCCTTTTCACGTGTCTGTCCTCCAGAGCTATCCACCTTGAGGTCTCAAACAGCTTGGACACGGATTCCTTCCTAAACGCCTATCGTCGATTCGTCTGCCGTCGTGGTCCAGTGCGCCAATTACGATCAGATCAAGGCACGAACTTCATTGGTGCGATGAACGAACTCCAGCAAGCTGTCACAGAGTTGAACCACGTGAGGATTAGAGAAGAGTTGCTGTCGAACAACTGTGACTGGGTAGAGTTCAAACAGAACGTACCACATGCAAGCCATATGGGCGGAGTGTGGGAAAGCCAAATACGATCAGTGAGAAACGTCTTGGCATCGCTATTAGAGAGTCACGGAACCCAGCTTGATGACGAGTCTTTAAGGACCTTCATGATCGAAGCAGAAGCCATCGTTAATTGCAGGCCACTCGCCGTAAACACCATAAACTCCTCACAGTATCCTGAGCCACTCACCCCCAATCATCTATTGACCATGAAATCAAAGGTAGTCATGCCTCCTCCCGGCCATTTCCAACGCACAGATCTCTATTTGAACAAGCGATGGCACCGCGTTCAATACTTGGCTAACGAATTCTGGAATCGATGGAAAAAGGAGTTCGTACAGTTGTTACAGCCAAGGCAAAAATGGATCGCAGTCAGAAGAAACCTACAAGTGAACGATATCGTGATTGTAATGGATGAGAACCTGCCAAGGAATCGCTGGAAACTTGCTCGTGTCCAGGAAGCCTTTCCCAGCGATGACGGCCTAGTCAGGAAAGTTAAAATGGCAATTGCTACAGAGTCCTTAGACGATTCAGGTAGACCCACGAAACCGATTGTCTACCTGGAAAGGCCTGTTCAGAAGTTAATCCTGTTACTGCCCAGCGATCGAGTTGCAGACCAGGGGATCCCCACCGAGGAGCCACAACGTTAA
- the LOC136896814 gene encoding tyrosine kinase receptor Cad96Ca-like — protein MGTLNADVDKWEISRERITLEEVIGSGSFGTVWRAVLSSGNGQPGIQFVAAKCLTPTSGEEGLTSIMREIGLGKELGDSPQKNVVQFIGCVTSQIHPILIMEYLPCGDLLGFLRKSRGIVDKYYRGEGEVADLKTYELVSFSNQIATGMVFLASRGIIHRDLAARNVLLDRNCVCKVADFGLYYHNFKYGHGNAKKGCVPVKWTAPEVLYGNIANLSSKSDVWSFGVVLYEIFTMGGIPYPGWSEARTIAEVRKGYRMPKPPHIGNSLYHLMTICWHEDPIFRPEFIHLRNKLLEFIEKELYSGLMDQSKYDGSKYSDVEDIVTAVKPLSRNKWSSLKHGGIN, from the exons ATGGGAACGTTAAATGCCGACGTGGATAAATGGGAGATATCACGTGAACGTATAACTCTTGAAGAAGTCATTGGCTCGGGATCATTTGGAACTGTTTGGCGCGCAGTTTTGAGTAGTGGAAATGGACAACCAGGCATACAGTTTGTTGCAGCAAAGTGCTTAACAC CCACTTCTGGAGAGGAAGGACTAACGTCTATCATGAGAGAAATTGGGTTGGGGAAAGAGCTTGGAGACAGTCCTCAGAAGAATGTTGTGCAATTTATCGGCTGTGTAACTTCGCAGA TACATCCAATTCTGATCATGGAGTACCTACCCTGTGGAGACCTCCTTGGCTTTCTGaggaagagccgtggaattGTCGACAAATATTATCGCGGAGAAGGAGAGGTCGCGGACCTAAAAACGTATGAACTGGTTTCGTTTTCAAACCAGATTGCTACTGGGATGGTGTTCTTAGCATCCAGAGGG ATTATCCATCGTGATTTGGCCGCACGGAACGTTCTGCTCGATCGAAACTGTGTGTGCAAAGTGGCGGATTTTGGTCTATATTACCATAATTTTAAATATGGACACGGCAATGCCAAGAAG GGCTGCGTcccagtgaagtggacagcacCTGAGGTTCTCTATGGGAATATTGCAAACCTCTCCAGCAAAAGTGATGT GTGGTCCTTTGGAGTCGTTCTCTATGAGATATTCACCATGG GAGGCATTCCATACCCGGGCTGGTCAGAAGCCAGGACAATAGCAGAAGTGCGGAAGGGTTATCGCATGCCGAAGCCCCCACACATTGGCAACAGTCT ATACCATTTGATGACCATTTGCTGGCACGAAGACCCTATTTTTCGCCCAGAATTTATTCATCTTCGCAACAAATTGCTCGAATTTATCGAAAAGGAG TTATACTCTGGGCTGATGGACCAGTCGAAGTACGATGGATCGAAATACTCAGACGTTGAAGACATTGTTACAGCTGTTAAGCCCCTCTCAAGAAACAAATGGTCAAGTCTGAAGCATGGAGGAATCAACTAG